The Pseudomonas sp. MPC6 nucleotide sequence TCTTGAGGTAAGTCGTTCTCTCCAGGTTGTCTGAAAATGTTCCGCGCACAGCAGAAGTTTCGGATGACCTGGTAGGACGTTTCTCTATTTTCAACGGAAATTTCCCCGCTTTCGGCTATTAAAGCCATTTGGTCTGCTTTTCGCGTAGGCCATTTCCTAAGTTGTATTTCGGCACTCTACTCGGCCATGTCTCTCGGCGAGAATCCCCGGCCGCCCCTCCTGTAGAGAATCGCCGATGTTCGATCCAGTCAACGAGCTTTCATTTCGTCTGGGTGTAGCAGGTATGTCCGATGCCTTCGAAGTCTTGGCCTTTACCGGTAGAGAAGCCATCAGCGAGCCTTTTGTGTTCGAGGTGGATCTGCTGATAGACGACCCGACGCTCGACCTTGCCAGCCTGCTGTACCAACCGGTCTCTCTGCACTTCGGGCCGGCGGGACAGGCGATTCATGGACAACTGCACGAACTCGTCCAGCGTGAACAGGGGCCGACTGCCCGGCTCTGCCGCGTACGGCTGGGGCCGAAGCTGGCCTGCCTTTCCCAGCGCTTCAGCCAGCGAATCTTCAGTGCCTGCTCGGTGCCGCAGATCCTCAGCCAAGTACTCAGGGAGCATGGCATTGCCGACAAGGATCGGCGCTTCGAACTGAGCGGCGATTACCCGCCCCGTGATTTCTGTACCCAATACCGGGAATCGGACCTGCAGTTTCTCCAGCGCCTGTGCGCTCAGGAGCGGCTGAACTACCATTTCGAGCACCAGGTTGACGGGCACTGCGTGGTCTTCGGTGATGGCCAGGCGCATTTTCGCCTGGGCGAGCTGGCGGATTTTCGCGTCGACAGCGAGCAACCGGCCGTGCGGCAGTTTCAGCTTCAGGGGCAACGAGCGGCGCAGAGTGCCCAAGGCCGTACAGACCTGGCGACGCTGCGCAGTGGTCAACTGATGTCACTGTCCGGCCATCCGATCGCCGACTGGAATCAACTATGGCTGTTGACCCACATCGAACATCAGGGGAGCCAGGATCCCCTGGCCCCCTACAGCAATCAGATCCGCGCGATTCACTGGGCAGCGCCCCTGGTGTCGCCCCCTGGCCCAATGAAACCGCGCATGCACAGCCTGCAACGGGCCTGGGTCGTCAATGTCGAAGAGTCTCGACCGGATCCCTCCAGGCCGGTTGCCGTGCAGTTCGATTGGCTTTACCAGGGTGAGGGCGCGATCCCTGCCCACTGTTGGCTGCCCCTGGCAACGGAGTTGGGCAACGCAACGGATACGCCGATGAGCGAGGGCACCGAGGTGGTGGTGAGCTTTATCGAGGGCGATCCGGATCAGCCATTGATTACCGGTTTTCTGCACCAGCCAAAGTCTGTCGAAGCCGCTGAGGAATCCCGCGCGGCGAACGCCTGTGCGCCTGACGAAGGCGTGCTCCGAATGCTGCGCTCCGGCGAGCCCTTGATGCTGCTGTGCCTGCTGCCGGGTGGCGGCAGTTTCACTCACTGCGCTGAGGTTTTCTGCACTTGCCGGGCGGCGACGGGGTTTGGCCGGAGCGGTGCGGCATGATTGCCGCGAGCCCGCAATGGCTATTGCTGGATGTGCCGGGTGCGCCACTGGCGGGGGCGACACTGCGGCAGACGTTTGCCCATGCGCAGTGGTTCTGGTTGTTCGAAGATACCGAGCTGCATGCGTTACGCGAACAGGGCCCGGTTCTGGTCGACCTGGGCTCCTGCCCGGCGCTGGCCGAGTTGTGTTACAGCGAAGCGCAACACTTCCGTGGACTGTTGGTCTTCAGCGGGGCGCCGCCGTCGCCGTTGCTGGCGCATTTGCGCCGTATGCTCACGGTCACGGTCGGCGTGCATCACCGCGCTTTGTTGAACTACTACAATCCCAACACGGCCAGTTACTTTTTTGATGCCTGCGACGCCCGGGAGCTGAGTCGCTGGTTGGGGCCGATCCGTCAGTTGCACTGGTTTGGCGGCACCTGGGCGGATCGTGCGATCGGTTGCCAGGGTTGGCAACAGCTGCACAACCCGGGGCTCGCCGTCAGCCCGTTAGCTGTCGAAGAAAGCCTCAGCCCCGGGCAACAGGAAAAGTTGCAAACCTGTCTGCTGGAGCAGCACGCCTGGCACTGGAGCCATTCCACCGGGATCGACTACCCCAGCCTGTGGGCGCATATGCAGGAAGGGCTGGCGCTGGGTTTCCACGAACGTTCGGTGCTCGATGACTGGTTATGGCTGCGCTTGCAATACCCGCGCGCGGCGCTGGTGCTGCCGTTGTCGGGACTGACCCAGCAGGAGCGTCTCGACCGCCTGCGCGACCGATGGCAGACCGATCGACACTGACCCGGGGGTTCGTCACGGCCGCGCCGGATCAGTGAGTCCGGCCGGTAAACCAGCCGTCGTTCTGGCGCAGAAACCAGGCAAAAGCACCCAGGGTCAAACTGCGCAGGGCCATGAACCACAGGAACGTTATCCACAGGCCATGGTTGCCCAAGCCTTGCAGTGCCCAGGCGAACGGCAATACCAGAATCATCGTCAACAGCATGCCGTTGCGCATTTCGCGCGCGCGCGTGGCGCCGATGAACAGACCGTCGAGCAGGTAACTCCAGACCGCAATCAGCGGCAGGGCGGCAAGGTAAGGCAGGTAGATGAAGGCGGTGTCGCGTACGCTTTGAATGTCGGTCTGCATCTCGATGAACAGATGGCCGGCGAACAGAAACAGCGCGGCAAAGCCCAGGCTCGCCAGCAACGACCAACCACAGGCCACCACCAACGAGCGGCGCAGGGCGTCCCGGTCGCGAGCGCCGATGGCATGCCCGCAAAGGGCCTCCACGGCGTGGGCCAGGCCATCGAGCGCATGGGCCGTCAGCAGCAGGCCGTTGAGCAGTAACGCGTTGGCGGCGACAGTGGCATCGCCCAGTCGCGCGCCTTGCACTGTAATGAGAAAAAACACCGATTGCAGAACCAGGCTGCGGATGAAGATGTCGCGGTTGACCGCCAACAGCGGTCGCCAGCTCTGCCACAGTGCCAGTGCAGCCCAGGCGATATGGCCAGGGTAGGCGCGCAGGGCGTTTCGGGTCATCAGCAGACCGACCAGTGCGCCGGTCCATTCGGCAATCACCGACGCCCGGGCAGCGCCGACCACCCCCCATTCCAGCCCGAGGACAAACCACAGGTTCAAGGCAATGTTGACCAGGTTGGTGCTCAGCAGAATTGCCAGTGGCGCCCGGGCGTTCTGGGTGCCGAGGAACCAGCCGACCAGGGCATAGCTGGCCAGCGCCGCCGGCAGGCCGAACAGCCGCGTGTGGAAAAATTCGCGGGTCAGTTGATCCAGTTCGGCCGAGGGTTGCATGAAGTGCAGCGCGACGCCGCTCAACGGCACGCCCAGGGCTCCCAGGACAATGGACAATCCCATGGCCAGCAGCAAGCCCTGTAACAAAATCTGGCGCAACGCCGCGCCATCCCCGCGTCCCGCCGCCTGGGCGGCAAAGCCGGTGGAGCCCATGCGAAGAAAGCCCATGGCCCAGGCGAGAAAGGTATACAGGCTGGCCCCGACCGCGACGGCGCCCAGTTGATGGGCGTGGGGCAGGTGGCCGATGACCGTACTGTCGACCAGCGCCACCAGCGGTACGGAAATGTTCGACAGAATCATGGGCGCGGCGAGCGCCCAGACCCGGCGGTGGGTAGGGCGGTCGCGCCAGTCGGCGATCAGATTGGACATGCAGGCTCCTTGGGGAGCGGGCATTGTAGCGACACATCTGAATCCGAAGTGATCCAGAAATGTGGGAGCGGGCTTGCTCGCGAAGGCGGAGTGTCAGCCGACATCCATGATATATGACACACCGCTTTCGCGAGCAAGCCCGCTCCCACAGGTTTTTGCGGTGTTAGTGGATTATCCAGCTCAGCAACCAAAGCCCCAGCACTAACCAGATAATCCCCATGATGATCGACGCACTCATGAAGGCGCGAATCGCCGCCCACAACAGCATCAACCCCACGATCAGCGCGATGATGCTGACGATCGAAGCGTCCATGCCCAGCGCCCGGGACAGGCCTTCGACAAAGTTGCTGCCGGCATGGCTCAACAGATTGAACAGCCCGCTGAGGGCGTCGACGATGAACCGGATGATCGAACCGAGTACCTGGCCGAGCCATTCGAAAAAGCTTTCTACCTGCATGTCGTGAACGTCCTGTTGAAGTGGTTGAGCCTTGGGCCTGTAATCACAGTGGCGAGTTCCCTGATGCCGGGATCGTTTGAGTATGACGCAAAGTTTCCGGTCTGTTGATGAACCCTTGTAGGAGCGAGCTTGCTCGCGAAGGACGTTAACGATGACGCGTTCATCCTGGATAAACGCGTTGCCCTCAAGTCCATCGCGAGCGAGCTCGCTCCTACAGGAGGCTTGCCATCCCCGGCCATCCCCCCGAAGCTATACGCCTTCAGGAGAGCCCGATGAACCTTGTTGAACTGACCGAACGCCTGCACGCCATCCGTGACCGCAATGACTGGCGGCAATTTCACAGCCCGAAAAACCTGGCCATGGCCGCGAGCGTGGAGATGTCAGAGCTGGTGGAAATCTTCCAGTGGCTGACCGAAGACCAGTCGCGCCAGCTGCCGGCGGACAAACTGGCCCACGCCGGGCAGGAAGTCGGCGATATCGTGCTGTATCTATTGCTACTGTGCAGCGAGCTGGGGCTGGACATGAACCAGGTGGTGAGCAGCAAGCTCGCCGACAGCGAGCGGAGGTTCAGCTGATGAGCGACCGTCATTTCGATCAACTGGCGACCCGCTTCGCCGAAAAAATCTATGGCGGTGCCAAAGGCGCGATCCGTCTGGCCGTGCTTCAGGCCGACCTGACCGAAATCCTGCCGGATCGGCCATTACGGGTACTCGACATCGGTGCCGGCCTGGGGCACATGTCGTTGTGGCTGGCTCAGCGCGGTCATCAGGTCACGCTCGCCGAACCCGCCGCGCCGATGCTCGAAGGCGCCCGCCAGCGCTTCGCCGACGCCGGGCAGACCGCGACCTTCATTCAGGCACCCTGGCAGGAGCTGCCCGGACAACTCACCGAGCCCTACGACCTGGTGCTGTGCCACGCCGTGCTGGAATGGCTGGCCGAACCCCACGCGATCCTGCCGGTGCTGCATCAACTGACCAAACCTGAAGGTTGGTTATCCCTGGCGTTCTACAACCGCGATGCGCTGATCTACCGCAATCTGCTCAAGGGGCACTTTCGCAAGATGCGCAAGAACGACATGGCCGGTGAGAAGCAGAGCCTGACCCCGCAGCAGCCCCTTGATCCGCGTGAACTGGCGGCGCAACTTGAGGGCCTGTGGCGGGTCGAAACCCAGAGCGGGGTTCGGGTTTTTCACGACTACATGCCGGTGGAGTTCCAGGCCCGTGCCGAACTGGTGGACTTGCTGGAGATGGAGCTGGCCCACCGACGCCACCCAAGCTTCGCCGGGCTTGGGCGCTACTTGCACTGGATCTGTCGGCCGGTCTGATCGGAGCGTGAAATGAAAAGTCGTTCAGGTTTACTGGTGATCTGTCTGGGGTTGGCGGCCTGTCAGGGCAGCAATCCTTATGTGGCGACATCCAACCCCTTGCCGCCGGCACCGCCTCAGGCGGCCAACACGTTCGACCGCAGCGCCTACCCGGCGCCGCCGCGTGACTATGGGCGCTACCGCAGCTGGGCCTGGCTCGATGGGCGACTGCCGCCCGGTACCGCCTGGGCGGACTCGGCGCAAGTCGCCGAAGCCGTCAGCAATGCGCTGGACCAGCGCGGCTTGCGCCCGCTGCATGACAATCGGCCGGCGGACTTGTTTGTCAGCGCCGACCTGCGCCTGGAGACCCGCTTGCGCCAGGTCCGCGATGACTATGGGTATGGCGGCGGGTACTACGGCGGCGGGTACGGTGGCTACAATCGCTATGGCAGCGGTTATGGCATGTACAACACGGTGCCGATCGTTCGAACGTATCAGGAACAAGTCGTGGTGGTGCGGGTGGATCTGTTCGATGCCCAAAGCGGTCAACCGGTGTGGAGTGCCAGTGCCGAAACCAGCCAACGGGGCAGCCAGGGCGCGCAGACCGACGCCATACGGGAGGCTGTGGAAAAGGCAATGTCGGCGTATCCTCCTGATTAGCTTCATCATCAGGAAGCCCTGCGCAGCTTCATGTCTTCAACCGGAGAAATACCATGTTCCGCCGTCTCGCGTTACTGGCCGTGGCCGCGCTGCTCAGCGCCTGCGCCACCCAGGTCAATCATGACTTCGATGCCAGCCGCGACTTCTCCGCCTATCGCAGCTGGAGCTGGAAAGAACCCGCCCTGCAATATCGACCCGATGACCCGCGGATCAAGAGCGACCTGACTGAACAGCGCGTGCGCCAATCGGTGGCCGATCAGCTTGATCAGCGCGGCTTGCGTCCGGCCGCCGCCGGTACCCGGGGTGACTTGAGTGTGCAGACCTATCTGATCGTCGAAGAGCGCCAGCAACAAGTGACCACCAATTATGGCGGCGCTTGGGGCAACCCATGGAATGGCTATTGGGGCGGCCCGATGTACAACGAAACCCGCAACGTCAGCTACAAGGTGGCGACCATCCAGATCGACCTGCTCGATGGCAAGGACGGCAAACTGGTGTGGCGCGGCAGTGATGAACAAATGCTCAGCCACTCACCCAATCCCGCTGATCGCAGTGCGGCGATTCGCGAAACGGTTGGACGGATACTGGCGAACTATCCACCCAAATAAACATCACGGCGTTCGGGTCAGGCAACAGGTCGCCAATGCCCCACCATATGCTCGAGATCCCCCGCACCCATCAACTGGAAATCGCCACTGGAACCGGCCGCGCTGGACAGCAATGTCACCTCGCTCGGCAATCGCACCGGCTTCCTGAACTGCACCGCCAGCTCGACATTCGCCGCCGGCAGGTGCTCACTCAGCGCCGCCAGTGTCCGGGCCTTGTTCCACAGCCCATGGGCGATGGCGGTCGGGAAGCCGAACAGCCTGGCGCTGACGGCACTCAGGTGAATCGGGTTGTAGTCGCCGGACACTTTGGCGTACTGACGGCCAATGTCCGCCGGCGCTTGCCAGCGGGCCACCTCCATCAGCTCCAGCGTCGAGGCCAACACTTCCTCGACAGGCTCGCCTTCCAGTTTCACACCCCGGCACAGCATCTGGCTTTCAGCCTCCCACAACACGCCCAACTGATCGTCGAGGGTGGTCACCAGGTCGAACGTCGCACCCTTGGCATGGGGTTGCAGGTTCTGCACCTGTACGCTGACCCGCGCGCGATTGACCCCGCCCATTGGCCGCAGGATGCGAATGCGGTTGCTCAGGTGGATCAACCCCAGCAGTGGGAACGGAAACGCCTTGGCCGTGAGCAATTGCATCTGCAAGGCAAACGCCAGGATGTGCGGATAGGTGGGTGGCAGCAAGCCGTTGTCGGCAAAGCCGCAGACCTTGCGATAGGCCGCCAGGCGCTTCGGATCGACATCGATCCAGCAGCGCAAGCCTGAATCGGGCAGCGTGGTGCCGGTGATTTTGCGTCGCGTCGCGGCTTTTACATAGAGGTCTGCAAGGCTCGGTTCGCGGTTGAGTGTGTGCCAATCGATGATCATGCCTAAGCCCCCAAAACACTTTGCCCACAGACACGCAACGCTTGCCCGGTGAACGCCCCGGTGCCGGGTTGCGCCAGCCAGGCCACCGCTTCGGCGACGTCTTGCGGCAGGCCGCCCTGGCCAAGGGAACTCATGCGGCGCCCGGCTTCACGCAGGCCGAAGGGCAGGTGCGCGGTCATCTGGGTTTCAATGAAGCCTGGCGCCACCGCGTTGATGCTGATACCGCGCGCCTTCAACAGCGGCGCCCAGGCCTGGGCCAGGCCGATCAGCCCGGCCTTGCTCGCCGCGTAGTTGGTTT carries:
- a CDS encoding contractile injection system protein, VgrG/Pvc8 family; its protein translation is MFDPVNELSFRLGVAGMSDAFEVLAFTGREAISEPFVFEVDLLIDDPTLDLASLLYQPVSLHFGPAGQAIHGQLHELVQREQGPTARLCRVRLGPKLACLSQRFSQRIFSACSVPQILSQVLREHGIADKDRRFELSGDYPPRDFCTQYRESDLQFLQRLCAQERLNYHFEHQVDGHCVVFGDGQAHFRLGELADFRVDSEQPAVRQFQLQGQRAAQSAQGRTDLATLRSGQLMSLSGHPIADWNQLWLLTHIEHQGSQDPLAPYSNQIRAIHWAAPLVSPPGPMKPRMHSLQRAWVVNVEESRPDPSRPVAVQFDWLYQGEGAIPAHCWLPLATELGNATDTPMSEGTEVVVSFIEGDPDQPLITGFLHQPKSVEAAEESRAANACAPDEGVLRMLRSGEPLMLLCLLPGGGSFTHCAEVFCTCRAATGFGRSGAA
- a CDS encoding DUF4123 domain-containing protein gives rise to the protein MIAASPQWLLLDVPGAPLAGATLRQTFAHAQWFWLFEDTELHALREQGPVLVDLGSCPALAELCYSEAQHFRGLLVFSGAPPSPLLAHLRRMLTVTVGVHHRALLNYYNPNTASYFFDACDARELSRWLGPIRQLHWFGGTWADRAIGCQGWQQLHNPGLAVSPLAVEESLSPGQQEKLQTCLLEQHAWHWSHSTGIDYPSLWAHMQEGLALGFHERSVLDDWLWLRLQYPRAALVLPLSGLTQQERLDRLRDRWQTDRH
- a CDS encoding MATE family efflux transporter; this encodes MSNLIADWRDRPTHRRVWALAAPMILSNISVPLVALVDSTVIGHLPHAHQLGAVAVGASLYTFLAWAMGFLRMGSTGFAAQAAGRGDGAALRQILLQGLLLAMGLSIVLGALGVPLSGVALHFMQPSAELDQLTREFFHTRLFGLPAALASYALVGWFLGTQNARAPLAILLSTNLVNIALNLWFVLGLEWGVVGAARASVIAEWTGALVGLLMTRNALRAYPGHIAWAALALWQSWRPLLAVNRDIFIRSLVLQSVFFLITVQGARLGDATVAANALLLNGLLLTAHALDGLAHAVEALCGHAIGARDRDALRRSLVVACGWSLLASLGFAALFLFAGHLFIEMQTDIQSVRDTAFIYLPYLAALPLIAVWSYLLDGLFIGATRAREMRNGMLLTMILVLPFAWALQGLGNHGLWITFLWFMALRSLTLGAFAWFLRQNDGWFTGRTH
- a CDS encoding MazG-like family protein → MNLVELTERLHAIRDRNDWRQFHSPKNLAMAASVEMSELVEIFQWLTEDQSRQLPADKLAHAGQEVGDIVLYLLLLCSELGLDMNQVVSSKLADSERRFS
- a CDS encoding methyltransferase domain-containing protein; translated protein: MSDRHFDQLATRFAEKIYGGAKGAIRLAVLQADLTEILPDRPLRVLDIGAGLGHMSLWLAQRGHQVTLAEPAAPMLEGARQRFADAGQTATFIQAPWQELPGQLTEPYDLVLCHAVLEWLAEPHAILPVLHQLTKPEGWLSLAFYNRDALIYRNLLKGHFRKMRKNDMAGEKQSLTPQQPLDPRELAAQLEGLWRVETQSGVRVFHDYMPVEFQARAELVDLLEMELAHRRHPSFAGLGRYLHWICRPV
- a CDS encoding DUF4136 domain-containing protein, which codes for MKSRSGLLVICLGLAACQGSNPYVATSNPLPPAPPQAANTFDRSAYPAPPRDYGRYRSWAWLDGRLPPGTAWADSAQVAEAVSNALDQRGLRPLHDNRPADLFVSADLRLETRLRQVRDDYGYGGGYYGGGYGGYNRYGSGYGMYNTVPIVRTYQEQVVVVRVDLFDAQSGQPVWSASAETSQRGSQGAQTDAIREAVEKAMSAYPPD
- a CDS encoding DUF4136 domain-containing protein gives rise to the protein MFRRLALLAVAALLSACATQVNHDFDASRDFSAYRSWSWKEPALQYRPDDPRIKSDLTEQRVRQSVADQLDQRGLRPAAAGTRGDLSVQTYLIVEERQQQVTTNYGGAWGNPWNGYWGGPMYNETRNVSYKVATIQIDLLDGKDGKLVWRGSDEQMLSHSPNPADRSAAIRETVGRILANYPPK
- a CDS encoding MaoC/PaaZ C-terminal domain-containing protein, producing MIIDWHTLNREPSLADLYVKAATRRKITGTTLPDSGLRCWIDVDPKRLAAYRKVCGFADNGLLPPTYPHILAFALQMQLLTAKAFPFPLLGLIHLSNRIRILRPMGGVNRARVSVQVQNLQPHAKGATFDLVTTLDDQLGVLWEAESQMLCRGVKLEGEPVEEVLASTLELMEVARWQAPADIGRQYAKVSGDYNPIHLSAVSARLFGFPTAIAHGLWNKARTLAALSEHLPAANVELAVQFRKPVRLPSEVTLLSSAAGSSGDFQLMGAGDLEHMVGHWRPVA